TGACCCGCGATGGCGCTTGCCGCCGCCACTTCCGGGGATGCAAGGTAAATAAGGGAATCTACATGTCCCATTCTGCCGACAAAGTTCCGGTTTGTGGTGGAAACGCATTTTTCCCCTGCCGCGAGCACACCCATGTGCCCGCCCATGCACGGACCGCAGCTCGGTGTATTGAACGCGCAGCCGGCGTCAATAAAGATATCCACCAGCCCTTCGCTGATACACTGCTTATAGATCTTCTGCGTGGCAGGAATTATCATGGCGCGTACATCCGGATGCACTTTATGTCCCTTCAGCACAGCCGCCGCTCTTCTCATGTCTTCCATACGGCCGTTCGTACAGGAACCGATAACGACCTGGTCGATCCTGACCGGCTCCATAGCCTCGATCTCATCGATCGTCTTTGCGTTGCCCGGAAGATGAGGGAACGCCACCGTAGGACGTACTTTGGAGAGATCGATCTCCACCACCTCATCGTAGACGGCGTCCTCATCCGCCTCATATATCGTGTAGCTCTTGTCAGAGTGTTCCTTCATATATGTCTCAGCCTGTTCGTCAACGATAAAGATCCCGTTTTTCGCCCCGGCCTCGATCGCCATGTTCGCCATGGTAAAACGGTCGTCCATCGAAAGGTTCGAGATGCCTTTGCCCGTGAATTCCATGGACTTATAAAGCGCGCCGTCCACGCCGATCTTTCCGATAATATGTATGATGATATCTTTGCCGCTCACATACCGTGACGGCTTATTGCTCAGCACGAACTTTATGGCGGAAGGAACTTTAAACCACAACTCTCCGGTCGCCATTCCGGTCGCTATGTCTGTCGTGCCCACACCGGTGGAAAATGCTCCGAGCGCCCCGTATGTACATGTGTGCGAGTCCGCGCCGATGATGCATTCCCCCGCTACAGTGATACCTTTCTCCGGCAGCAGCGCGTGTTCGATCCCCATCTGCCCCACCTCATAATAATGTGTCAGCCCCTGGGCTCTGGCAAATTCGCGGATCGATTTGGAATTCTCCGCAGATTTGATATCTTTGTTCGGAGTAAAATGGTCCGGAACAAGGACCACCTTTTCCCTGTCGAATACTTTATCCGCCATCTGGTTAAATACAGGCACCGCCATGGGGCCTGTGATATCATTGGCCATAACTACGTCAAGCTTTGCCTCGATCAGCTGTCCCGCCTCCACATGGTCAAGTCCCGCATGTGCCGCAAGAATCTTCTGTGTCATCGTCATTCCCATATCTTGTGACGCCTCCTTCATCTACTTAGTCTTACGAGCTATTTTACCACAGGCTGTGATTGCGGCGCAAGAAAGAATGAGCAATATGATAAGAACCATCAAACTTTCTTCATCTCCCGTCTTCACGGCCTCTGCTTTTACCGTAACTTTCGGCGCAGGCTTCTCTTCTGGCTGCTCCGGCTCCTTTTTCACCTCTTCCGGTATTTCTTTTGGCTCCTCCTGCGGCTCTTTTGGTTCTTCAGGCTCTTCCACTGTGACAGTCTCTCTGTCTTTCACTTCATCGGCATTGTCCGCCCTCACAACGACTTCATTTTCAATCTCCCTTCCGATAACAGACGCATCGGTGATGACGACCTGGTATTCAACATAGAACTTCTCTCCTTTTTCTACGCTCTGTAAGAATTCCAGCGACTGGCCGGAGCGGATCGTATATGTGTTTCCTTCCGCCGAGATGACGGCATCCGGGACCGTGCGCTGTCCGGCATCCAGCAGGACGACAGAATTCTTCTGAAGCTTCACTCCTTCCGTCAGGATCGTATCTGAAATGACGACATTTTTGGCGACTGCGTCCTGTATGCGCTGTGTGACCTCGATCGTATATGTGATAACATCCCCCAGTTTATATGTCTTTCCGGTTTTATCCGCCTGTTTCTTTGTCTCAAGCTCCGGCTTCGGAAGCCATGATACCGCCAGAGAGGCGGGCGCAGTTCCCACTGTGACGAGCCTGCCTGCACCGATATTCTGTCCGCTTTCCCCCGGCTTTATGACAAGCGTCCGCCATGCCTGCCGGCGGCTGCCGTACAGCTCTCCCGATTCATACCGCTCCCCGTTAAACAGCCCGGCATCCGCCGACAGATAAAAACGGTCGCCGCCTGACACAGCCACATTTCCGGACGTTCTTGTCCCTTTTGTGACATTGACAAGCCACACCCCCTCCGGAAGCGGCACGGTCATACTGTTGTCCGCGTCGCCGACACAGGTTATCTCATCTGTCCGCTGCTGCTTTCCTTCTCTGTCAAACCAGCTCTGAAACTCTGTGCCGGAGAATGCGATATCCGGCTTCGGGATCGCCGGCCATTCTCTGATCCATGAGGCACACCGGACAACCTGATCCTTCATCTCTTCGTTCAGGCCGATAAATGCGTCGCTGTCCCCGCTCATACCGTCATAAATATAGGAAAGTACACAGTGGGACAGGCAGTAGGCATTTTCCTTTGTCTGCCACACCTGCGCAAGCGCGGGCTTCATATGTGTCTCATACCCCGGCCCTCCGTACACATAATACATGGCCTTGCTCAGAAGCTGGCTGTTATCGATGACCTGTGAGTCATAACTGCCGTCGGACGGCGGTACCTTGCCAGGTTCCAGGCAGTATCCGAGAACGCCGTCTATATAATAATAGTGAGTCGAGTATCCCTGATAATAAACTGCCTCCCCCTGTTCAAGAGTCACGGACGCCGCCCGCGCCTCTCCCTTCAGGATAAGACAAAAAAGCAGCAAAAATAAACCGGACGCAAACAGCCTCCATTGTCTGGCTACATATTTCATACACATTCTCCTTTTCTTTATCTCTTGAGGAAAATCAGGGATGAAAGCTCCCGAAACGGGGACGCCCCCTTTAAAGACCAGCAGAACTGCCGGCGATAGAATTACTTGACGAGTGTAAATATCATATCTGCTAATTCTGTTTTTGTCAATATACATTTGACGATTGACACTCTGTTTAGTAGAATAGGAGAAGTATCCTCCGTCTGCTGGCATGGCGGGGGACAGCATGTTATTTTATAAGGAGTGTAGAGAATGAACACAAGAGAAAAATTTTCATCACGGCTCGGTTTTCTGCTTATCAGCGCAGGCTGCGCAGTAGGACTCGGCAACGTATGGCGGTTCCCATATATCACCGGACAGTACGGGGGCGCTGCTTTTGTTCTGATATACCTTGTATTCCTGGTCCTTCTCGGTCTTCCGATCATGACTATGGAATATTCCGTGGGACGGGCGTCACAGAAATCCGCCGCCAGATCTTTTGAAGAACTGGAACCTGAGGGAACAAAATGGCATTTTATCAAGCTCGTCCCTCTCGTCGGCAACTATATGCTGATGATGTTCTACACAACGGTCGGCGGCTGGATGCTTGCCTATTTCTTCAAGACCGCGGCCGGCTCGCTGAGCGGCAAAAATGCACAGCAGATCAATGCTTCCTTTTCCGGCTTTCTGGCAAGTCCTTCGCAGCAGGTTCTCTGGATGCTTGTTGTCACCGTCATCGGATTTTTCATCTGTTCCAGAGGGCTCAGAAATGGAGTGGAGAAGATTTCAAAATACATGATGGGCGCGCTGTTTCTCGTCATGATCGTACTCGTTGTGCACAGCTTCCTGCTCAGCGGCGCAAAGGAAGGGCTTGCCTTCTACCTGATTCCTGATTTCGGCAGGGCGCTGGAGCATTATTCCCTCGGCGAGATCATCTTCGCCGCGCTCGGGCAGGCGTTTTTCACGCTGAGTCTCGGTATCGGGGCGCTGGCTATCTTTGGCAGTTATATCGGAAAAGACCACTCTCTCGTATCGGAGAGTCTTAACGTGGTCGTTCTGGATACGCTCGTCGCGCTGTTCTCGGGACTTATCATCTTTCCCGCATGTTTTACGTATAACATAGACGCGGGCAGCGGACCGGGACTTATATTTGTCACACTTCCGGCCACCTTCAATGAGATGGCCGGAGGAAGGGTCTGGGGCTCTCTGTTCTTCGCCTTTATGGCCTTTGCCGCCCTGACTACGATCATCGCGGTATTTGAAAATATCGTGGCATTTGCCATGGACTTCGGCTGGACCCGAAAGAAGGCAGTTGCCGTAAATGCGGTCGTCGTTATCCTGCTCTCCCTTCCATGCGCGCTCGGTTTCAATCTTTTGAGCGGTTTCCAGCCATTCGGCGCGGGAAGCACTGTTCAGGATCTGGAGGACTTTATCGTCTCCAACACACTGCTGCCGCTCGGCTCACTGCTCTATCTGCTCTTCTGTACATACCGGTACGGATGGGGCTGGAAGAACTACAGTCAGGAAGTAAACAGCGGAAAGGGACTGAAGCTTCCGAATTGGACAAAGGGCTACATCTCTTATGTCCTGCCGCTTATCGTTATCTTCATCCTCGTGGACGGTTATCTGGAAAAGCTCGGCTTTCCGGCCAATTACCTTCTCCCGGTATTCTGTCTTATATATCCGGGTTACCTGATGGTACAGTCCTATATGGTACACCGTAAAAAGAAGAAACTATAAAGCAAACGCAGCCTCTGCCGCACTGCCGGATATGTCCGGCAGCACAGGCATGGCTGCGTTTTTCATTATTTCCTTAATCTCTGCTGGAGTTCTTTCAATATGTCTTTATGCCGCCTCGATTCCATCTTCGGGAACGCCTTTAGCAGACGGTTGCTCACTCTCGTTCCATGTTCTGCCAGCTCCCTGTATTTTTCTTTCAGATCCGCCACACGGCCCATCTGTTCTTCCGTGGCCGTCTCCAGCTTTTCTTTGATCCCTTCCGTAACTTCCATCGTCTCCATCACGTTTTCGTGAATGTTCTCCCCTACCTTGTCGGAAAACTCCCGCAGTTCCGCCGCGATCTTCTCCATCATCTCGAGACGTCTGTTCAGCTTCAGGATACCGGACGCGGTAACATAAATATCTGAAATGAGCACCGCGCCGAGCACGGCGATGATCACAATGCCGACAACTTCCGGGATGAACGAAAGCCCCTTATGTATGAGCGGATGGACTACCTTCACGATGAATACGCAGGCCACGCCCCAGACAAGAGAAAAAACAAGACAGACGTATCCGCCTATGTTCAGCGGCTGGCCGGTATAATCCCACCATTTGTGATGAAATATCTTATCCATCAGAAAGCCGGTGATCCATTCGATCAGTGTGACGAGCACGGTGGACGTAAGATAAAGTAATATGAGGTTGTCCTTTACCGGGGCAAGAAACTGTACGACAATACCGACACCGACGCCGTAGATGGGACAAATGGGGCCGTTTAAGAACCCCCGGTTCACAAACTTATGCTGTTTCGTCGTGGCAAAAGCCACCTCTGTACACCATCCGAGAAAACCGTATGTGAAAAAGTATAGTATGAAAAAATAAATCTGCATAGATCCGCTCCGTTTCTGCCTCTGTTTTATAGTCTTTATAGTATACTTCACATTGCCATTTACGTCAAATAGTGGTATGATATCCATTGTAATAGATAATAATTATCAATAACAATTGTAGGAGCTGTTCACATATGACACTGAAACAAGGAAAAAACAATCAGACTTATGAGGTGAGATCGATCGATATTGAGCTAAGCCTGGAGCGCCGCCTCGAAGCGCTCGGTCTGACGGAAGGTACGCAGATCACGGTGCTCAACAACGACAAAAAAGGCTCTCTGACAGCCAAGTTCCGCGGAACCCGCTTTGCCATGGGCAGGCGGATCGCCGACCATATAGAGATCCGGGAGGTTAAGGCGCAATGAGAAAAACGATCAATGTAGGCTTTATTGGGAATCCAAACTGCGGAAAGACGACCCTGTTCAACGCGTTTACCGGCGCAAACCTGAAGGTGGCCAACTGGCCGGGTGTCACCGTAGAGAAGAAGGAGGGACGGGCCACATACAAAGGGCAGGAATTTAAGCTCATCGACCTTCCCGGTATCTACAGCCTGACGTCATATACAATGGAAGAAACAGTGTCGCGCGAATGTATCATGAGCGACGACGTGGATGTCATCGTGGACGTCATAGACGCCTCCAGTCTGGAACGGAATCTCTACCTCACACTCCAGCTCATCGAGCTTGGCAAACCAGTCGTCCTGGCGCTTAACATGATGGATATTGTGGAAGAGCGGGGGATGGAGATCGACCTCCACAGACTTCCGGAAATGCTCGGCGTCCCGGCCATTCCGGTATCTGCCAGAAAAAAGACCGGGCTGTCCATCCTCATGCACGCCGTCTCACATCACAAAGAATATGACAGGCAGGGACCATTGATCCACCACCATCCCGGCCTCAAATACTCACACCGGCATAACCACCACGACGAATATGCCATGGTGTACGAGGATTACATAGAGGACAAGATAGACCTTATCATAGCTGAGCTCAGCCGGTGCTATCCTGATCTGGAAAACAAGCGCTGGCATGCCATCAAGATCCTCGAGCAGGACAAAGGTGTCACAAACGCCTATCCGCTTGAACTCGGCAATACGGTGGACCGCAGCTATGAAAAGGATATCATCAACCAGAAATATAATTTTATAGAGGAGATCATTGCGGAGGTCCTCGTAAACAAGTCACGCAAAGAAGCTTCTACCGATAAAATAGACCGTATTCTTACGAGCCGGTGGCTCGGGCTTCCGATTTTTCTCGGAATTATGGCCCTTGTCTTTTTCTTTACTTTTACGATCGGGGACTGGCTGAAAGGATACTTTGAGATCGGGCTGGAGGCGCTGTCCGCGGCTGTTTCATCCGGCCTTGCCGCTGTAAATACAGGGGAGATGATGACCTCCCTTGTGGTGGACGGCATTATCTCAGGCGTGGGCGGGATCCTGACCTTTCTGCCCAATATATTTATCCTGTTTCTGGCGCTTGCCTTTCTGGAGGACAGCGGTTATATGGCCCGGGTCGCCTTTGTCATGGACGATATCATGAGTAAACTTGGTCTGTCAGGACGGGCCTTCCTTCCGCTGCTTCTCGGTTTCGGCTGTTCGGTTCCTGCCATCATGGCGTCCCGCGCGCTGGAGCATAAGAGAGACCGGTTCAAGACGATCCTCGTCACGCCGTTTATGTCCTGCAGCGCAAGACTGCCTATATATGTGCTGTTTTCTTCCATGTTTTTTGGAAAGCATGCCATGCTCGTATGCTATTCCATGTATGTGCTCGGCATCATCGTAGCCATCGCCACCGCCTTTATCCTGTCCAGGATAGACGGAAGCAGGGCAGAACACGCGCTGCTCATAGAACTGCCGGAATACAAAGCGCCGAATGCACGTACCATCGCCATCTATGTGTGGGAAAAGATAAAAGATTATCTGACCAAAGCCGGTACCGTCATCTTCATCGCCTCTGTCATCATGTGGGTCATACTGAACTTTGGTCCGGGCGGATACGTGACTGACATCACCGAGAGCTTCGGCTCTATCATCGGAAGGGCGGTGGTACCCGTCTTCCGGCCCGCCGGCCTCGGACAGTGGCAGATCATCGTGGCGCTCATCGCCGGAATCGCCGCCAAGGAAGTCGTCGTGTCAAGCTGCAGCGTACTGTTCGGCATCCAGAACATCACAACCGCCCACGGCATGGGCACAATGGTGACGACACTCGGTTCCATGGGATTCGGCGCCCTGAATGCTTATGCACTCATGGTATTCTGCCTGCTGTACGTACCGTGTACCGCCACCATCGCCACGATGCACCGGGAATTAAAAAGCTGGAAAGGAACCCTTGGAATTGTACTCTTTCAGCTTGTAACAGCGTGGACAATGAGCACAATAATCTTTCAAATCGGCAAATTGTTTTAGAGTTGAAAGGGGTCAGACCCCCTGCGTGCGCAGGGGTCTGACCCCTTTCGATTCTTACGATCATTGTAACTTTTTCAGTATATTCAGTTTATTCTTAAATGGTGCATAACGCACAGGTATGTCTATGAGCAGTGACTTTTTCATAATGCTCTTTTCGTGTGTGAAGGTATCGAAGCTGGCTTTGCCGTGGTAGCCGCCCATACCGCTGTTCCCGACACCGCCGAACGGCATGTGGGACGTCGCCAGATGCACTACCGTGTCATTGATACAGCCTCCGCCGTAGGAGACATTCCTCAAAATATAAGCTTCCCTTCTCTTTTCTTTTGTGAACAGGTATAACGCCAGGGGACGGGGTCTGGCATTGACCATAGCTGCCGCTTCTTTGATATCGTAGAAGGTGAGCACCGGAAGCACAGGCCCGAAGATCTCTTCCTGCATCACCGGACTGTCCCAGTTCACCTGGTCGACGACAGTCGGCTCGATCTGTCTCGTGTCGCTTCTGCTTCCTCCGCCGCATACAATGTGCGTCCCCCGC
This is a stretch of genomic DNA from [Clostridium] hylemonae DSM 15053. It encodes these proteins:
- the leuC gene encoding 3-isopropylmalate dehydratase large subunit, encoding MGMTMTQKILAAHAGLDHVEAGQLIEAKLDVVMANDITGPMAVPVFNQMADKVFDREKVVLVPDHFTPNKDIKSAENSKSIREFARAQGLTHYYEVGQMGIEHALLPEKGITVAGECIIGADSHTCTYGALGAFSTGVGTTDIATGMATGELWFKVPSAIKFVLSNKPSRYVSGKDIIIHIIGKIGVDGALYKSMEFTGKGISNLSMDDRFTMANMAIEAGAKNGIFIVDEQAETYMKEHSDKSYTIYEADEDAVYDEVVEIDLSKVRPTVAFPHLPGNAKTIDEIEAMEPVRIDQVVIGSCTNGRMEDMRRAAAVLKGHKVHPDVRAMIIPATQKIYKQCISEGLVDIFIDAGCAFNTPSCGPCMGGHMGVLAAGEKCVSTTNRNFVGRMGHVDSLIYLASPEVAAASAIAGHIANPEKAGDR
- a CDS encoding isopeptide-forming domain-containing fimbrial protein, which translates into the protein MKYVARQWRLFASGLFLLLFCLILKGEARAASVTLEQGEAVYYQGYSTHYYYIDGVLGYCLEPGKVPPSDGSYDSQVIDNSQLLSKAMYYVYGGPGYETHMKPALAQVWQTKENAYCLSHCVLSYIYDGMSGDSDAFIGLNEEMKDQVVRCASWIREWPAIPKPDIAFSGTEFQSWFDREGKQQRTDEITCVGDADNSMTVPLPEGVWLVNVTKGTRTSGNVAVSGGDRFYLSADAGLFNGERYESGELYGSRRQAWRTLVIKPGESGQNIGAGRLVTVGTAPASLAVSWLPKPELETKKQADKTGKTYKLGDVITYTIEVTQRIQDAVAKNVVISDTILTEGVKLQKNSVVLLDAGQRTVPDAVISAEGNTYTIRSGQSLEFLQSVEKGEKFYVEYQVVITDASVIGREIENEVVVRADNADEVKDRETVTVEEPEEPKEPQEEPKEIPEEVKKEPEQPEEKPAPKVTVKAEAVKTGDEESLMVLIILLILSCAAITACGKIARKTK
- a CDS encoding putative ABC transporter permease, coding for MQIYFFILYFFTYGFLGWCTEVAFATTKQHKFVNRGFLNGPICPIYGVGVGIVVQFLAPVKDNLILLYLTSTVLVTLIEWITGFLMDKIFHHKWWDYTGQPLNIGGYVCLVFSLVWGVACVFIVKVVHPLIHKGLSFIPEVVGIVIIAVLGAVLISDIYVTASGILKLNRRLEMMEKIAAELREFSDKVGENIHENVMETMEVTEGIKEKLETATEEQMGRVADLKEKYRELAEHGTRVSNRLLKAFPKMESRRHKDILKELQQRLRK
- a CDS encoding sodium-dependent transporter; the encoded protein is MNTREKFSSRLGFLLISAGCAVGLGNVWRFPYITGQYGGAAFVLIYLVFLVLLGLPIMTMEYSVGRASQKSAARSFEELEPEGTKWHFIKLVPLVGNYMLMMFYTTVGGWMLAYFFKTAAGSLSGKNAQQINASFSGFLASPSQQVLWMLVVTVIGFFICSRGLRNGVEKISKYMMGALFLVMIVLVVHSFLLSGAKEGLAFYLIPDFGRALEHYSLGEIIFAALGQAFFTLSLGIGALAIFGSYIGKDHSLVSESLNVVVLDTLVALFSGLIIFPACFTYNIDAGSGPGLIFVTLPATFNEMAGGRVWGSLFFAFMAFAALTTIIAVFENIVAFAMDFGWTRKKAVAVNAVVVILLSLPCALGFNLLSGFQPFGAGSTVQDLEDFIVSNTLLPLGSLLYLLFCTYRYGWGWKNYSQEVNSGKGLKLPNWTKGYISYVLPLIVIFILVDGYLEKLGFPANYLLPVFCLIYPGYLMVQSYMVHRKKKKL
- a CDS encoding FeoA family protein, which gives rise to MTLKQGKNNQTYEVRSIDIELSLERRLEALGLTEGTQITVLNNDKKGSLTAKFRGTRFAMGRRIADHIEIREVKAQ
- the feoB gene encoding ferrous iron transport protein B, with product MRKTINVGFIGNPNCGKTTLFNAFTGANLKVANWPGVTVEKKEGRATYKGQEFKLIDLPGIYSLTSYTMEETVSRECIMSDDVDVIVDVIDASSLERNLYLTLQLIELGKPVVLALNMMDIVEERGMEIDLHRLPEMLGVPAIPVSARKKTGLSILMHAVSHHKEYDRQGPLIHHHPGLKYSHRHNHHDEYAMVYEDYIEDKIDLIIAELSRCYPDLENKRWHAIKILEQDKGVTNAYPLELGNTVDRSYEKDIINQKYNFIEEIIAEVLVNKSRKEASTDKIDRILTSRWLGLPIFLGIMALVFFFTFTIGDWLKGYFEIGLEALSAAVSSGLAAVNTGEMMTSLVVDGIISGVGGILTFLPNIFILFLALAFLEDSGYMARVAFVMDDIMSKLGLSGRAFLPLLLGFGCSVPAIMASRALEHKRDRFKTILVTPFMSCSARLPIYVLFSSMFFGKHAMLVCYSMYVLGIIVAIATAFILSRIDGSRAEHALLIELPEYKAPNARTIAIYVWEKIKDYLTKAGTVIFIASVIMWVILNFGPGGYVTDITESFGSIIGRAVVPVFRPAGLGQWQIIVALIAGIAAKEVVVSSCSVLFGIQNITTAHGMGTMVTTLGSMGFGALNAYALMVFCLLYVPCTATIATMHRELKSWKGTLGIVLFQLVTAWTMSTIIFQIGKLF